One window from the genome of Faecalibacterium sp. HTF-F encodes:
- the nadD gene encoding nicotinate (nicotinamide) nucleotide adenylyltransferase codes for MKVLLYGGTFDPPHNGHLNNLRAAADRVRPDKVVVMPAGLSPFKQHTSAPGALRLEMCSCFHVLEEGMDAIPQLEVSGWEVAQAEAGSHNYTVLTVEKLARDYPGAQLYLAIGSDMLLSFDGWHRWQDILRLAHLVVTSRNVGDAPELHAKALRLDPTGARILFAPVQALPMASSDIRTRLAAGEGCEAELPEAVRAVIRREKLYKKEVSANEPQTGKGACARPLER; via the coding sequence CCTGAACAATCTGCGGGCTGCCGCCGACCGTGTCCGTCCGGACAAGGTGGTGGTGATGCCGGCCGGGCTTTCACCGTTCAAGCAGCACACTTCGGCCCCGGGTGCGCTGCGGCTGGAAATGTGCAGCTGCTTCCATGTACTGGAAGAGGGGATGGATGCCATCCCGCAGCTAGAAGTCAGCGGGTGGGAGGTAGCTCAGGCCGAAGCCGGGAGCCACAATTACACGGTGCTCACGGTGGAAAAGCTGGCCCGGGACTACCCCGGGGCACAGCTGTACCTTGCCATCGGCAGTGATATGCTGCTGAGCTTTGACGGCTGGCACCGCTGGCAGGATATCCTACGCCTTGCCCATCTGGTGGTCACCAGCCGCAATGTGGGCGATGCGCCGGAGCTGCACGCAAAGGCTCTCCGGCTGGACCCCACCGGGGCACGCATCCTGTTTGCACCGGTACAGGCGCTGCCCATGGCCAGCAGCGACATCCGCACCCGTCTGGCTGCAGGCGAAGGGTGCGAAGCTGAGCTGCCGGAGGCAGTGCGGGCGGTCATCCGCCGGGAGAAACTCTACAAAAAGGAAGTATCAGCCAATGAACCTCAAACAGGCAAAGGAGCTTGTGCGCGGCCGCTTGAGCGATAA
- the yqeK gene encoding bis(5'-nucleosyl)-tetraphosphatase (symmetrical) YqeK, producing MNLKQAKELVRGRLSDKRYEHTLNVKKMAVKLAKIYGEDEERAALAALLHDSAKEISKDEMREILRAYPQYAEGGEERPAPVWHGVCAAILARTQWGVTDEAVLSAIACHTAGKPGMTRLDKILYLADMTSAERDWPGVEKLRKLEKKDLDAAMLAALKQTNDFVLSQGKPLDPMSKAAYEDILACSGQNEREETAESKGL from the coding sequence ATGAACCTCAAACAGGCAAAGGAGCTTGTGCGCGGCCGCTTGAGCGATAAGCGCTATGAGCATACCTTGAATGTGAAAAAAATGGCCGTCAAGCTGGCAAAGATCTACGGTGAGGACGAGGAGCGGGCCGCGCTGGCAGCCCTGCTGCACGATTCCGCCAAGGAGATCAGCAAGGATGAGATGCGCGAGATCCTGCGCGCTTACCCCCAGTATGCCGAGGGCGGCGAAGAGCGCCCGGCCCCGGTGTGGCACGGCGTGTGCGCCGCGATCCTAGCCCGCACCCAGTGGGGTGTGACCGACGAAGCGGTGCTTTCTGCCATTGCCTGCCACACGGCGGGCAAACCCGGCATGACCCGGCTTGACAAAATTTTGTATCTGGCCGATATGACCAGCGCTGAACGGGACTGGCCCGGCGTGGAAAAGCTGCGCAAGCTGGAAAAAAAGGATCTGGATGCCGCCATGCTGGCCGCGCTGAAGCAGACCAACGATTTCGTGCTCTCGCAGGGCAAGCCTCTGGACCCGATGTCCAAAGCGGCCTATGAGGATATCCTGGCCTGCAGCGGGCAGAATGAAAGGGAAGAAACGGCAGAAAGCAAAGGTCTCTGA
- a CDS encoding LCP family protein, producing MSQTPRHINTDRSLKRPERAADAPRHAASSTDAKQSTGGAHNEPPRRPAQGSGQNEPPRRRNKKKKTPLWLPFAVVMAIIAVISGVVVYGVSLVNKVEDSIRPDDSTPTIEEEVKTAEEYKGDVVNILVCGIDYEEGRNYSNDPTSNDGMTDMILYVQFDIKNGALRMLQIPRNSLVTTKNKKITLSNGKTYAATNYQINSVAISNGGSIAALADVIYDQFRLPIDYYVTVDMQALVDMVDNFGGIEVYIPHDMSYGGSKLLKGYRNLNGASAEFFVRCRHGDGYANSDIDRLNMQRYFYAGLFKRARAMGVTDILNQLPLVFKNYIKTDMDISTIAKLVVSFLKLDSSNIILAQTPVFMGVPNVGKTDTFAGYSCVVPDAGSIANLLNQYFCTYTGPIDVSEMNLVTDEWPHGSASTDANVQYMGRIDKESDDAILNGDTDLDGAVTTDGQAAGSAN from the coding sequence ATGAGCCAGACGCCACGCCATATCAATACCGATCGTTCGCTGAAGCGCCCGGAGCGGGCGGCAGATGCACCGCGTCACGCCGCGTCCAGCACGGATGCAAAGCAGAGCACAGGCGGTGCACACAATGAGCCGCCCCGCCGTCCGGCACAGGGCAGCGGACAGAATGAACCGCCGCGCCGCCGCAATAAGAAAAAGAAAACGCCCCTCTGGCTGCCTTTTGCAGTGGTCATGGCCATCATCGCGGTGATCTCCGGTGTGGTGGTGTATGGCGTAAGCCTTGTGAACAAGGTGGAGGACAGCATCCGTCCGGACGACAGCACCCCCACCATTGAGGAAGAGGTCAAGACAGCTGAGGAATACAAGGGCGATGTAGTGAACATTCTGGTCTGCGGCATCGACTATGAAGAGGGCCGTAATTATTCCAACGACCCCACTTCCAACGACGGCATGACCGACATGATCCTGTATGTGCAGTTCGACATCAAGAACGGCGCACTGCGGATGCTGCAGATCCCCCGCAACAGCCTTGTCACCACCAAGAACAAAAAGATTACCCTTTCCAATGGAAAGACCTACGCCGCCACGAATTATCAGATCAACTCGGTGGCGATCTCCAACGGCGGCAGCATCGCCGCTCTGGCCGATGTCATCTACGACCAGTTCCGGCTGCCCATCGATTACTATGTGACGGTGGATATGCAGGCACTGGTGGATATGGTGGATAACTTTGGCGGCATCGAGGTGTATATCCCCCACGACATGTCCTACGGCGGCAGCAAGCTGCTCAAGGGCTACCGCAATCTGAACGGTGCATCGGCAGAGTTCTTTGTGCGCTGCCGCCACGGCGACGGCTACGCCAATTCCGATATCGACCGCCTGAACATGCAGCGCTATTTCTATGCCGGCCTGTTCAAGCGTGCCCGCGCCATGGGTGTCACCGATATCCTGAACCAGCTGCCGCTGGTGTTCAAGAACTATATCAAGACGGATATGGACATTTCCACCATTGCAAAGCTGGTGGTGTCCTTCCTCAAGCTCGACAGCTCCAACATCATTCTGGCGCAGACGCCGGTGTTCATGGGCGTGCCCAATGTGGGCAAGACCGACACCTTTGCCGGTTACTCCTGCGTGGTGCCGGATGCGGGTTCCATTGCAAACCTGCTCAACCAGTATTTCTGCACCTACACCGGCCCCATTGATGTGAGCGAAATGAACCTTGTCACCGACGAGTGGCCCCACGGCAGTGCATCCACCGATGCCAACGTGCAGTATATGGGCCGCATCGATAAGGAGTCGGACGATGCCATCCTGAACGGCGATACAGACCTTGATGGCGCTGTTACCACCGACGGTCAGGCCGCAGGCTCCGCAAACTGA
- the rsfS gene encoding ribosome silencing factor has product MENFNDSKALAIEIAKILDKKKAHDVRVLKVESLTVLTDYFVIASGTSTTQVASLADEVEYELSQKGLEPYSTEGYDSKNWVLLDYSNVIVHVFVPNTRTYYDLEHLWADGEPIDISEYLTPDSTLE; this is encoded by the coding sequence ATGGAGAACTTCAACGACAGCAAGGCGCTTGCCATTGAGATCGCAAAGATCCTGGATAAGAAAAAGGCCCACGATGTGCGCGTGCTCAAGGTGGAAAGCCTGACCGTGCTCACCGATTACTTTGTCATTGCCTCCGGCACTTCCACCACGCAGGTGGCGTCTCTGGCCGACGAGGTGGAGTACGAGCTTTCCCAGAAGGGTCTGGAGCCCTACAGCACGGAGGGCTACGACTCCAAGAACTGGGTGCTGCTGGATTATTCCAACGTCATCGTGCACGTATTCGTGCCCAACACCCGCACCTATTACGATCTGGAGCACCTGTGGGCAGATGGTGAGCCCATTGATATCTCCGAGTACCTCACCCCCGACAGCACCCTTGAA